From Balneola sp. MJW-20:
CCCTTACACCGCCGGAGTATTTCCATTTAAGCGTGAGGGAGAAGATCCGACCCGAATGTTTGCAGGCGAGGGGACTCCGGAAAGAACCAATAAGAGATTTCATTATGTCAGTGAAGGAATGCCTGCTGCACGTCTTTCCACTGCATTCGATTCCGTAACACTGTACGGAGAAGATCCCGGTTACCGCCCCGATATTTATGGTAAGATCGGTAATTCAGGGGTAAGCATTTGCAACCTGGATGACATGAAAAAGCTTTATTCAGGTTTTGAGCTCACTGCTCCGACAACTTCCGTATCCATGACGATTAATGGTCCGGCACCTATGATCTTGGCCATGTTCATGAATACTGTGATCGACCAGGAAGTAGAACGCTATCTGAAGGAAGAGGGTAAATGGAAGCAGGCTCAAAAGAAAATGAAGGCTTACTTTGAAAAAAGAGGGGTGGACCAGCCTGTTTATACCAATGAGATTCCCGAAGGTAACAATGAATTTGGTTTAGGTCTTCTGGGGATAACCGGAGATGAGCTGGTGGATCCGGAAGTGTATGAAAAGATCAAATCGGAAGCTCTATCCGTAGTACGGGGAACCGTTCAGGCAGATATCCTGAAAGAAGACCAGGCACAAAATACCTGTATTTTCAGTACTGAATTTGCATTAAAGATGATGGGTGACATTCAGTCTTACTTTACCGAGAAAAAAGTAAGAAACTATTATTCCGTATCGATATCAGGTTATCATATCGCTGAGGCGGGTGCAAATCCGATCACACAGGCCGCTTTCACTTTGGCTAATGGTTTTACCTATGTAGAGTATTATCTCGCGAGAGGATTGAATATTGACGATTTTGCACATAACCTTTCATTCTTCTTCAGTAATGGTCTGGATCCGGAATATGCTGTGATCGGTAGAGTGGCCAGAAGGATCTGGGCTGTCGCAATGAAGAATCGTTATGATGCTAACGATCGTTCTCAAAAGCTGAAGTACCATATCCAGACCAGTGGTCGTTCGCTGCACGCAAAGGAAATACAGTTTAATGATATCAGAACCACACTTCAGGCTCTGATGGCGATATATGATAATTGTAACTCATTGCACACCAATGCTTACGATGAGGCTATCACAACGCCAACAGAGGAATCTGTCCGCCGTGCCCTGGCCATTCAGATGATCATTAATAAGGAAATGGGTACAACCAAAAATGAGAACATTAATCAGGGTTCTTATTTTATCGAGGAGCTTACTGATCTGGTTGAAGAAGCCATACTTACCGAGTTCGATCGTATCACTGAGCGAGGCGGAGTACTCGGGGCAATGGAGAGTATGTATCAGCGTGGTAAGATACAGGATGAAAGCCTTTATTATGAAACGAAGAAGCATACCGGTGAACTACCTATCATCGGTGTAAACACTTTTCAGTCTGAAAACGAAGATGAGGAACAAAAGCCGATCGAGCTGATACGTTCCACCGAAGAGGAAAAGCGTCAACAGATCAATAACCTTGAAGCATTCTGGAAACGTAATGAGTCTGAGGCTGAAGAAGCAATTAACAGGCTGAAAGAAGTAGCCCGGCAAAATGGTAATCTATTCGAAGAATTGATGGAGACCGTAAAGGTGGCTTCACTGGGTCAGATCTCTCAGGCACTTTATGAAGTCGGTGGACAGTACAGAAGGAATATGTAATTTCAAAGACTTGAGCCGTGCGTATTGAACCATGAACATCGCATATGTGGCATGGCGATATGCTTTTATCTATTAAATCGAAATTGATAATTCACAATGTGTTTGATCCTGACTCTTGATGCCGGAGGAACAAATCTCGTCTTTTCGGCTGTGAAGGATGGCGAACTGGCAGGAAAACCGATAACGGCTGCTACACCGCCCGATGATCTGGATCTTTTTCTAAAGGCATTGGTATCGGGGTTTAATGAAGTTTCAGATCAGTTTGATGAACACGCGAATGCCATCAGTTTTGCCTTCCCGGGGCCGGCTGATTATGAATCCGGAGTCATAGGTGACCTGCAGAATTTACCCGCCTTTAATGGGAATGTAGCTTTAGGACCATATCTGGAGCATCACTTTAACATTCCGGTCTTTATTAACAATGATGGAGACATGTTTGCGCTGGGGGAAGCCCGGGCAGGATATCTTCCCTGGATCAATACGCAACTGCGAAATGCTGGTTCTCAAAGGCAGTACAAAAATCTGGTTTCAGTTACCCTGGGAACCGGTTTTGGAGCAGGGGTGGTCGTTGACGGTAAAATATTGAAAGGAGATACCGGTACTGCTTCAGAAGCATGGCTTTTCAGGAATAAAGTATTCAGTTATACCAATGTAGAAGATATCCTTAGTATCAGGGCAGTACGGCGAATGTATGCAGAGCAGATCCATATGGATCCGGCAAAAGCACCGTATCCGGATGAAATTTACAGGATAGCGACTGATAAAGAAGAAGGATCCAGAGAAGCAGCGGTTGAAACCTGGTATAGATATGGAGAGATTCTGGGAGATTCGCTCGCTCATATTAATGCAATTGTTGACGGGGTAATCGTAATTGGAGGAGGGTTAAGCGGAGCATATCCGGTCTTCAGCAAGAGCATGTTTGATGAGTTGAATGGATTCTTTAATTCATTAAGCGGCAAAAGGTTCAGTAGATCAGTTCAAAAATATTATAATACAGAGAAGGAATATTTTTTTAAGAAATTTCTAAAACCGGTACAAGGGACAGCTACAATCCCCGGTTCAAATCGGGAGGTCACTTATCTTAAAGAAAAGAAGATCCCGGTTGGATTAAGCAGACTTGGTAGCAGTGAAGGCATTAGTCTGGGATGTTATTACTATGCCCTTGAAAAACTAAGTCATTCACTTTAAAAACGGCACCATCTGTTCATTGCCTGTTGATCAGGGATCAGGACTCTCAAATCATTTCCGTATAATCAGCCATGATTTTAAGCGATAAAAAGATATTTATTATCGGTACCGTGTGGCCGGAACCCAATTCATCAGCTGCCGGATTACGAATGATACAGCTTATAACTTTTCTTAGATCTGAAGGCGCTGAACTCATCTTTGGAAGTTCTGCATCAATGAGTGATCATAGCTATGACTTAGAATCACTGGATGTGAGGTGTGTTCGGGTGGAGATCAACAACGTAAGTTTTGATGATCTGATCTCCTCAATGAACCCTGATATGGTTATTTATGATCGCTTTATGACAGAAGAGCAGTATGGATGGAGGGTAACCGATCAATGTCCGAATGCCATTCAGATCCTGGATACGGAGGACCTGCACTTCATGCGGGAAGGAAGAAGAATGAGAAAAGAGCAATTTGCCACACAAGAGAATATTACAGATTATCTGAATCTGGATATCGCAATGAGGGAGCTTAGCAGTATCTTTCGGTGTGATCTTAGTATGATCATATCCACAGCAGAAATGGATATCTTAAAACACTTAAGGGTACCGGAAGAACTGCTTCAGTACATTCCGATTGTATATGATGCAATAAATACCGCATTCGCTCCAGCATTCGGAAAGAGAAATGGATTCTTTACCATCGGAAATTTCAGACATCCACCAAACCGGGATTCAGTACAATATCTGTATGAGAAGGTCTGGCCTCTGATAAGGCAACAACTACCGGATGCACAGATGCATGTTTATGGTTCCTATCCTGCCGAAAAAGATATGCAGTTAGATCAACCCGAAAAAGGATTTCATATACATGGCAGGGCAGACGATCTTGATCAGGTACTTCAAAAACACAGACTCATGCTCGCCCCATTAAGGTTCGGAGCCGGTATCAAAGGAAAATTCCTGAGTGCATTTAATGTTGGAATACCGGCAGTGACCACGAGTATTGGTGCCGAAGGAATTAACAGTCAGGATCCAGGATGGCCAGGAGCGATCTCCGATTCTCCCTCTGAGCTCGCTCAAAAAGCAGTTCAGTTATATATTGATCAGGAGAAATGGGTTGAAGCATCCGGTAAATGCAGGCCTTTGATCAATAATCATTTCTTAAAAGACGACTATTTTCAGTCCTTTGCAGAAAAATTGAAATATCTTCATCATAATGTACGATCACATCGGAGCAGGAATCTGATCGGGCAACTTTTACGGTTCAACGCAAACCGTTCGACTATGTTCATGAGTAAATGGATAGAAGAGAAAAACAAAAATTAATTACATGCACAACTACCTTAAAGTTCTGATATTATTCACATTACTCTTGACTGCTAGTCAGTGCAATGATTCCAAAGAGGCCCTTCAACATGGGTCCTGGAAAGGGGTGATACATTATTCCGATGCAGAAGTCCCATTTAATTTTGAGATATACAGGATCGGAAACTCAGACTCCGTTCAGGTTACGATCATAAATGGTGAGGACCGAGCCATAATTTCTGACGCAGTAATAAGGAGAGATAGTCTGATAGTGCCTATGTTCGCATTTGATATTACGCTTCAGGCGGAAGTTCGTGGTGACTCTATGAGTGGTACACTCATAAAGCATTATCGTGGATCCTCTGTACCGTTTACTGCTGTTTATGGAAAGCCACGGTATGAAGTGAGCGAGAAGAGTGGCGCCGCTGAAATACCTGAAAAAATGGACCTACTGATAAGGTATGACCGCGATAATGCATACCCGGCTGTTGCTTTGATGAAACAGAATGAAAACCGGGTGAGCGGAACCATATTATCTGAACTCAGTGATTTCCGCTATTTTGAAGGAAAGATCGAGGGCGATTCTCTGACCATGTCATCTTTTGACGGAGTTCATGCTTTTCTTATTACAGCTAATAAAGAAGAAGGACTTTGGTCCGGCAGTATACTTTTTGAGGAAGGATATTCCGAAAAATGGAAGCAGGAAACCGAAGGAGAACATAAGATCAGGGATGCTTTTGGAATCATTGATCTGAGTGATAAGAAAACCCGACCAGATCTTTCATCATTTAGTATGAATGGCAATAGTATTGAGACAGCGGATTACAGAGGAAAGGTGCTGATGGTGCAAATATTCGGTACCTGGTGCCCGAATAGCTGGGATCAGACCAAATATCTAACTGCGAATTATGATCAGTGGAAGAATGAGGGTGTAGAGATCCTTGCGGTAAATTATGAAGCAAATTATTCCGAAGAGTACGGAAAACGAAGGATCAGCTACTATAAGGATAAGATGAATATCGACTATCCGGTGTTATTGGGTGGAAGACTAAATAAAGAGGAGGCTGCTGAAGCCTTTCCCTTTATGGACAAAATTCTGGCATTTCCGACCCTGGTCATTCTTGATAAGGAAGGGTATGCCCGGTATGTCCACAGTTATTTTACGGGACCTGCAACCGGTCAGTATTATGAGAATTTTAAGATCAGACTTCAGGAGATCATTACTGAGCTGAATGAAGAGTAATAATTCCCGGGTTATTCAAATTGTACTCAGGCTTCCGATATTATCGTTGTTCCTTTATCCCTGGCCTCTATTATTTGTTATTATTTCTTCGCTACAAAAAAAGCCCTGCGGATGGGCAGAGCTTTAGTAATCAAAAATGTCGAGCAGTGATCAGAGAGCTGCAAGCATACCTAAAAGCTTCTGTGCATCTGCGATCTCCGGGCTCTGAGGATACTCACGGATCACGCGAGTAGCAATATCAGAGGCATCATCGTAATTACCTGCTTCATAGGAAGCCTGTGCTGCCTTTAAGAGGTTATATGGAGTGGTATTGTCATTGACATCCCACTCTGCAGCTTTAAGATACATGGTTGAGGACAGCTCATTCTGTTCATTCTCATCCAGCAGTTTAGCATGGAAGGTGAGAGGACCCACACCTAGTATACCTCTGGGTACTTCAAAATTGTTGAAGAAAGAAATAGCTTCTTCAACATTGCCAAGTCTGTATGCACTTACTGCTGCATAATAAGTTGCCAGATTGCCTGCATGGGTTCCGGAATAATCATTAGCGATCTGGGCAAATCCATAAGTAAGTTCAAATGAATCTCCATTAAGCGCTTTGTCGTAGTCACCCTGATTGTAATAGGATTCTGCAGTAGCCAGTAAATTCTGTGCTTCAAGTTCCTGCTGCTCGGAATAGTAATTATATCCGATCAGGCTGCCGACTACTACAACGATCCCGATCACTGCAGCCAGTATCGTTGGTTTATGTGTCTGGTAATAATTTACGGCTTTGGTATAATTCTCGATCAGCGGATCGCTTTCGAGCTCTTCTTTGGATAGTCGTCTTTTTGACATTTCTTTCTGTTAATGTAGTATCAAATTTTTAGGGGCTGAAAAATAGGATTGTTTTAGCTTTTACCAAAACGTTAATGTGGATGTAAAACCCCGTTTTTTAATTCCATGATGCGGTCTGACCGGTCAGCAATGTCCATTTCATGAGTGATAAGTAAAACGGACAGATCATCGGTCTGTGTAAGCTCGAAAAGCAGGTCCAGTATCACTTTGGTATTCTTGTCATCCAGATTTCCGGTTGGTTCATCAGCAAGGATCACACGCGGATCGTTGACCAGTGCTCTGGCCATAGATACCCGCTGTTGCTCTCCCCCTGAAAGCTGAGCAGGGCGATGGTCGCGCCTGTCTTCAATTCCAAAGCGTTCCAGCAGAAATAAAGCTTTCCTCATTGCTTCATCGGAAGACTGTCCCCCGATCATAGCTGGCATGGCAACGTTTTCCTGGGCAGTGAATTCCGGTAGCAAATGATGGAACTGGAATACAAAACCAATATTCTTATTTCTGAGGTCAGCTATCTTATCCTGACTCATGCCTGAAATATCTTTGTCATTCCAGTATACATGGCCACTGTCAGCAGAATCCAGTCCCCCAAGAATATGCAAAAGAGTACTTTTACCTGAGCCGCTGGATCCCACAATAGAAGTGATCTCTGCAGGATAAAGATCCAGAGAGACTCCCTGAAGAACTTTTAGTTCCCCGTGTTCTGAGTTCCCTGGAAAGGTCTTATAAAGATCAGTAGCGTTTAGAACCGCTGCTTTATTCATGTTAACTTTCTGACTGATTAAATTCGGGGTAAATAACAGATTCTATATGTACACATTTGCCGGTTTCCGTATCTAAGCGCGCAAATACACCGCAAAGGTGATTATTACCCTTGGCCGGCTGATATTTCTGATGTACTCCTGTCATAAATCTTTTAATAGCCACTTTCTTATCCATTCCGATCACGGAATTAAAGGACCCGGTCATACCGGCATCAGTAATGTATCCGGTACCCTGTGGTAAAATTCTTGCATCATTAGTTGGAATGTGAGTATGAGTACCTACCATGACCGAGGCTTTGCCATCAATATGCCAGCCCATCGACATTTTTTCAGCTGTTGCTTCGGCGTGAAAGTCCACAAAGATCAGGTTTGTTTCTTCTCTCATTCTTTCCAGTGCCCATTCTGCAGTACTAAAGGGATCGTCAATGGCTTTCATGAATGTTCTTCCCTGGATATTCAGAACTCCCATCTTAAAATCTGTGCCCGGTATATCATAGATGCCGTAACCGAAACCGGCATTACCTTTGGGATAATTCAGTGGACGAAGGATCCGGTTGTCCTTTCTCATATAATCGAAGACTTTCCACTTGTCAAAGGAATGGTCACCTCCGGTAACAACATGTGCGCCCAGATTGTGAAAGTTCTTGATGATATGTCGATTGATCCCGTGACCTTCATGAGAATTCTCTCCGTTGATGATCACGAAATCACTTTCATACTTTTTGATAAGAGGAGGAAGCAGGGTATTAACGCTATCAATGCCGGGATCACCGACTACATCTCCAACAAAAAAAACGCTGATGGTATCAGCCAAAATTTACTCCTTATTCTCTGATTTCTGAAAGCAGCTTTTCCAGACTATGATTAACTCTTTCCATGACCAGGGTGTCATTATTTTCAAGGTCTGAGCTCTTTCTTTTAGCTTCAAATAATTCTTCTGCAATGGATAATGCTGCCAATACCATCACGGTTGATTCGGGCTGTTTTACCAGCTGTTGCCGGTATTCCTGAAAGCGGTCATCCACATACTTGCATATACGGATCATTGCTTCTTCTTCGGATTCCTCGACTTTAAGAGGATACTGTCGCCCGAGTATATTAACCTTAATCGATTTCATGGGAGTCACCTAAATGATTATCGATTTTACTGATCATTCCCTTTATCTGTTGCCGGATGGCCAGACGTTCTGATTCACTGATCGCTGAAAAGATATCGGTTTGTTTATCTCTTTCTTCTTCCAGTTTGGTCTTGAGTCCGGAATTTTCTCTCTTCAGCTCACGGATCTCCGCCTTAAGAGAGGCCACTTCTTCGCTGACTTCACTCAGGAGTCTTCTGAACTGATCGCTTTGTTGTGCAAATTGATTCATGAGCCTTAAGCTTTATGATCTTAGTTTTGCAGAATAATCTTTTTCAAGTGAATTAACAATACGATTAATAATAGGTTCTATTTCTTTGATGTTCAATGTCTTGTTGGGATCGAGAAAGCTCAGGCGGAATGCCAGACTCTTCTTTCCTTTGCCGATCGAGTCCCCCTCAAACACATCAAAAATATCGAGGCTATGTAATGTATTACCTGCTTTATTACGAATATTGCTAAGCAGATCGGTCGCAGCAACTTCCTGTTCAACGATCACAGCAAAATCGTAATCGAATGCCGGGAACTTCGGAACCGGTGAGAATTTTCTTTCCGGAATATCTTCCAGTGCTTTTGCTATAAGACTCAATGATAACTCAGCAGCATAAGCTTCGTTATCAAAGTCGTAGGTTTTCTTCAGATCATCAGAAACACGGAATAATCTGCCTACTTCTGATTTACCCATTTTCAGCAGCAGGGTGTCCTGATCTTTGCTTTCTTCCTTTATGCGATCTTTGATCCCCAGTTTTTCGAACAGTCCGTATAGTGCAGATTTCAGGTCAAAAGCTGAATACAGGGTTCGTTCGCCTGACCAGTGTTCTTTATGCTTAGCTCCGGATAATCCCATTAGAAGATGAGTCTCTTCTCGTATTCCGGTATGATAACTATGATCCTCACTTGCCCAGAATACATTACCGATCTCGAAGAACCGAACACTCTCAGCCTTACGATTAAAGTTATAGGAGGCCGATTTCAGAAAACCATGCAACAGAGATGGTCTCAGCGTACTCATATCTTTGGTGAGAGGATTGAGAGTAGGGATCATATTCCTCAGATCGCCAAAACTGGATGCCTCTTTCTCAGAGATAAGTGAGTTGGTATAGATCTCTCTGAAACCAAGCTGAAGACTAATGGTCCGTATCTTTTCCATGAGTATTTCCCAATCACTGAATGCATCGGTGGATACATAGATTCCGTGAGAAGGAGACTCAATATTATTGTAGTCATAAAGTCTTCCGACCTCTTCGATCAGGTCAACTTCACGCTCAAGATCAGGACGGAAAGGAGGGATATGGAAAGTAATATCTTTATCTGACTTGCTTATCACTTCCAGCTCAAGTCCGTCAAGTATCTTCAGAGTCTCCTCAACAGAAAACTCGGTGCCCAACAAACGGTTCAACTGGCCGATCCTCAGGTTTACTTTTTTAACCTCCGTTTTAACCGGGTGTATGTCAATGATCTCATCCGATTGTTGACCGCCGGCAATCTCAATGATAAGATCTGCAGCACGTTGTGCAGCTATTGCCTGAATAGTAGGATCGATCCCGCGTTCAAATCGATAAGAGGCGTCTGTCTGAAGACTTTGTTCCTTAGCTGTTTTACGGACTGAACCCGGATCAAAATAAGCCGATTCGATCAATATACAGTTGGTATCATCACTCACCTCAGAATTAAGGCCTCCCATTACTCCTGCAATTGCAACGGGTTTTTCTCCGTCACAAATAAAGAGTGTGCCTGGAGCACACTTACGATTCACATGATCAAGGGTCTCAAATTCTATTTCTTCATCGAAATCTGTCACAACGATCTTTTTCCCTGCGATCTGGTTGTAATCAAAAGCATGCAGGGGCTGACCCAGTTCAAACATGACATAATTGGTGGCATCCACCACATTATTAACCGGCCGGACTCCGATTGCCTTTAATTTATTCTGAAGCCATGCAGGTGATTCATCTATGGTGATCCCTTTGATCAGGATCCCCGAGTAACGGTGACATTTATCCGGGCTGTTGATCTCTATACTGATATCGTCTGACTTTTCCACGACCTTGCCCTTTAATTCAGCAGGCTCATAGCGAAACTCTTTATTCAGTGCTGCAGCGGCATCACGTGCCACACCGAGATGGCAGGTAGCATCGGGCCGGTTGGGTGTAATGGCTATGTCAATGACGGTATCTTCATACAGGTCAAAGATCTCAGAGACGGGAGTGCCAATTTTAAGATCTTCATCAAGCACCATAATACCGGCATGATCAGTGCCAATGCCGAGTTCATCCTCCGCACAGATCATACCTTCTGATACTTCACCACGAAGTTTGGCTTTTTTGATGGTTAACAGATCACCGTTATCAAGTTTTATAGGAAGAGTGGATCCTACGGTTGCAACCGGTACTTTCTGGCCGGCTGCTACATTTTTAGCACCACAGACGATCTGTTTTTTCTCTTCTCCAAGGTCAACCTGGCAGAGTTGAAGACGATCTGCATTAGGGTGGGGCACTACTTCCAGCACCTCACCTACGATCACACCGTCCAGACTGCTTCCAAAAGATTCAATTTCTTCAACTTCAAGACCGATAAGGGTCAGTTTGTCGGCCAGTTCTTCCGGATTTAATCCCGGATCTACAAATTCTTTAAGCCAGTTATAGGATACTTTCATTAATACTCAAAAATAGATTAAGTGAATTGTTCTAAGAAGCGGATGTCATTGTCATAGAATGTGCGGATATCATCGATCTCGTGTCGAAGGATCGCGATTCGTTCAACTCCCATACCCCAGGCGAAACCGGTATATTTTTCTGAATCAATACCTGCGGCATCAAAAACGTTTGGGTCAACCATTCCGGCT
This genomic window contains:
- a CDS encoding ROK family protein, with translation MILTLDAGGTNLVFSAVKDGELAGKPITAATPPDDLDLFLKALVSGFNEVSDQFDEHANAISFAFPGPADYESGVIGDLQNLPAFNGNVALGPYLEHHFNIPVFINNDGDMFALGEARAGYLPWINTQLRNAGSQRQYKNLVSVTLGTGFGAGVVVDGKILKGDTGTASEAWLFRNKVFSYTNVEDILSIRAVRRMYAEQIHMDPAKAPYPDEIYRIATDKEEGSREAAVETWYRYGEILGDSLAHINAIVDGVIVIGGGLSGAYPVFSKSMFDELNGFFNSLSGKRFSRSVQKYYNTEKEYFFKKFLKPVQGTATIPGSNREVTYLKEKKIPVGLSRLGSSEGISLGCYYYALEKLSHSL
- a CDS encoding glycosyltransferase, producing MILSDKKIFIIGTVWPEPNSSAAGLRMIQLITFLRSEGAELIFGSSASMSDHSYDLESLDVRCVRVEINNVSFDDLISSMNPDMVIYDRFMTEEQYGWRVTDQCPNAIQILDTEDLHFMREGRRMRKEQFATQENITDYLNLDIAMRELSSIFRCDLSMIISTAEMDILKHLRVPEELLQYIPIVYDAINTAFAPAFGKRNGFFTIGNFRHPPNRDSVQYLYEKVWPLIRQQLPDAQMHVYGSYPAEKDMQLDQPEKGFHIHGRADDLDQVLQKHRLMLAPLRFGAGIKGKFLSAFNVGIPAVTTSIGAEGINSQDPGWPGAISDSPSELAQKAVQLYIDQEKWVEASGKCRPLINNHFLKDDYFQSFAEKLKYLHHNVRSHRSRNLIGQLLRFNANRSTMFMSKWIEEKNKN
- a CDS encoding peroxiredoxin family protein; this translates as MHNYLKVLILFTLLLTASQCNDSKEALQHGSWKGVIHYSDAEVPFNFEIYRIGNSDSVQVTIINGEDRAIISDAVIRRDSLIVPMFAFDITLQAEVRGDSMSGTLIKHYRGSSVPFTAVYGKPRYEVSEKSGAAEIPEKMDLLIRYDRDNAYPAVALMKQNENRVSGTILSELSDFRYFEGKIEGDSLTMSSFDGVHAFLITANKEEGLWSGSILFEEGYSEKWKQETEGEHKIRDAFGIIDLSDKKTRPDLSSFSMNGNSIETADYRGKVLMVQIFGTWCPNSWDQTKYLTANYDQWKNEGVEILAVNYEANYSEEYGKRRISYYKDKMNIDYPVLLGGRLNKEEAAEAFPFMDKILAFPTLVILDKEGYARYVHSYFTGPATGQYYENFKIRLQEIITELNEE
- a CDS encoding tol-pal system YbgF family protein; translated protein: MSKRRLSKEELESDPLIENYTKAVNYYQTHKPTILAAVIGIVVVVGSLIGYNYYSEQQELEAQNLLATAESYYNQGDYDKALNGDSFELTYGFAQIANDYSGTHAGNLATYYAAVSAYRLGNVEEAISFFNNFEVPRGILGVGPLTFHAKLLDENEQNELSSTMYLKAAEWDVNDNTTPYNLLKAAQASYEAGNYDDASDIATRVIREYPQSPEIADAQKLLGMLAAL
- a CDS encoding ABC transporter ATP-binding protein, with amino-acid sequence MNKAAVLNATDLYKTFPGNSEHGELKVLQGVSLDLYPAEITSIVGSSGSGKSTLLHILGGLDSADSGHVYWNDKDISGMSQDKIADLRNKNIGFVFQFHHLLPEFTAQENVAMPAMIGGQSSDEAMRKALFLLERFGIEDRRDHRPAQLSGGEQQRVSMARALVNDPRVILADEPTGNLDDKNTKVILDLLFELTQTDDLSVLLITHEMDIADRSDRIMELKNGVLHPH
- a CDS encoding TIGR00282 family metallophosphoesterase, which gives rise to MADTISVFFVGDVVGDPGIDSVNTLLPPLIKKYESDFVIINGENSHEGHGINRHIIKNFHNLGAHVVTGGDHSFDKWKVFDYMRKDNRILRPLNYPKGNAGFGYGIYDIPGTDFKMGVLNIQGRTFMKAIDDPFSTAEWALERMREETNLIFVDFHAEATAEKMSMGWHIDGKASVMVGTHTHIPTNDARILPQGTGYITDAGMTGSFNSVIGMDKKVAIKRFMTGVHQKYQPAKGNNHLCGVFARLDTETGKCVHIESVIYPEFNQSES
- a CDS encoding cell division protein ZapA yields the protein MKSIKVNILGRQYPLKVEESEEEAMIRICKYVDDRFQEYRQQLVKQPESTVMVLAALSIAEELFEAKRKSSDLENNDTLVMERVNHSLEKLLSEIRE
- the pheT gene encoding phenylalanine--tRNA ligase subunit beta, which produces MKVSYNWLKEFVDPGLNPEELADKLTLIGLEVEEIESFGSSLDGVIVGEVLEVVPHPNADRLQLCQVDLGEEKKQIVCGAKNVAAGQKVPVATVGSTLPIKLDNGDLLTIKKAKLRGEVSEGMICAEDELGIGTDHAGIMVLDEDLKIGTPVSEIFDLYEDTVIDIAITPNRPDATCHLGVARDAAAALNKEFRYEPAELKGKVVEKSDDISIEINSPDKCHRYSGILIKGITIDESPAWLQNKLKAIGVRPVNNVVDATNYVMFELGQPLHAFDYNQIAGKKIVVTDFDEEIEFETLDHVNRKCAPGTLFICDGEKPVAIAGVMGGLNSEVSDDTNCILIESAYFDPGSVRKTAKEQSLQTDASYRFERGIDPTIQAIAAQRAADLIIEIAGGQQSDEIIDIHPVKTEVKKVNLRIGQLNRLLGTEFSVEETLKILDGLELEVISKSDKDITFHIPPFRPDLEREVDLIEEVGRLYDYNNIESPSHGIYVSTDAFSDWEILMEKIRTISLQLGFREIYTNSLISEKEASSFGDLRNMIPTLNPLTKDMSTLRPSLLHGFLKSASYNFNRKAESVRFFEIGNVFWASEDHSYHTGIREETHLLMGLSGAKHKEHWSGERTLYSAFDLKSALYGLFEKLGIKDRIKEESKDQDTLLLKMGKSEVGRLFRVSDDLKKTYDFDNEAYAAELSLSLIAKALEDIPERKFSPVPKFPAFDYDFAVIVEQEVAATDLLSNIRNKAGNTLHSLDIFDVFEGDSIGKGKKSLAFRLSFLDPNKTLNIKEIEPIINRIVNSLEKDYSAKLRS